The Streptosporangiales bacterium genome has a window encoding:
- a CDS encoding 4-hydroxybutyrate CoA-transferase has translation MTTYSTPAKALAAVPPRARVYVEGGTGHPLSLIPDLLGRAREAGPLEIVTSINGPVPSYCLPEEEAYVRVKSFRGTPQVRAALLSGQVDIVPAHLSALPRLFHGPLRPDVAVVQVSPPDSGGWCSLGASLLYHRSAMEAAAVVIAEVNPRMPRTFGESMVHASCFTHLVVGEHELVTETTADPTDRELQVAERIVELVPDGTTVQVGIGGFATAVMRCLAKRRNLRVHAGLLSDGVMELARSGALVDENGAITSGGFIGSAELYEFVADNRQVAMRRVEYTHSLEVMRDEPYFVSINSTLEVDLTGQANAESIKGVSVSGPGGALDFMRGASASGGLAILGLVASSRDRTRSRIVEALNAPIVVSAPRTDVDVVVTEFGAVDLRGMPLRERVTALRAVSDPAVRSGSDA, from the coding sequence GTGACGACGTACTCGACACCGGCGAAGGCGCTCGCCGCCGTCCCTCCGCGGGCACGCGTCTATGTCGAGGGCGGCACGGGGCATCCGCTGTCTCTGATCCCTGACCTACTCGGGCGAGCGCGCGAGGCGGGACCGTTGGAGATCGTGACGAGCATCAACGGTCCGGTGCCCTCCTACTGCCTGCCGGAGGAGGAGGCGTACGTCCGGGTCAAGAGCTTCCGCGGCACGCCCCAAGTGCGTGCAGCCCTCCTCAGTGGTCAAGTCGACATTGTGCCTGCGCATCTCTCCGCGCTGCCGCGGCTCTTCCACGGACCGCTGCGCCCCGACGTCGCGGTCGTCCAGGTGAGCCCGCCTGACTCCGGCGGTTGGTGCTCGCTGGGTGCAAGCCTGCTCTACCACCGCTCGGCGATGGAGGCCGCCGCCGTCGTGATCGCCGAGGTCAACCCGCGCATGCCGAGGACGTTCGGCGAGAGCATGGTGCACGCGTCGTGCTTCACTCACCTCGTGGTGGGTGAGCACGAGCTCGTCACCGAGACGACGGCGGACCCGACCGATCGCGAGCTCCAGGTCGCAGAGCGGATCGTCGAGCTGGTGCCCGACGGCACGACCGTCCAGGTCGGCATCGGCGGGTTCGCGACCGCGGTCATGCGCTGCCTCGCCAAACGCCGCAACCTCCGGGTCCACGCCGGGCTCCTCTCCGACGGAGTGATGGAGCTGGCCAGGTCCGGCGCACTCGTCGACGAGAACGGAGCGATCACCTCGGGCGGCTTCATCGGTTCGGCGGAGCTGTACGAGTTCGTCGCCGACAACCGGCAGGTGGCGATGCGTCGTGTCGAGTACACGCACAGCCTGGAGGTCATGCGCGACGAGCCGTACTTCGTGTCGATCAACAGCACCCTCGAGGTCGACCTCACGGGGCAGGCGAATGCGGAGAGCATCAAGGGTGTGTCGGTCTCGGGCCCCGGTGGTGCCCTCGACTTCATGCGCGGCGCATCCGCGTCCGGTGGCCTCGCGATCCTCGGTCTCGTCGCGTCGAGCAGGGACAGGACGAGGTCGCGCATCGTGGAGGCGCTCAACGCGCCGATCGTGGTGAGCGCACCCCGCACCGACGTCGACGTCGTGGTGACCGAGTTCGGTGCCGTCGACCTGCGTGGCATGCCTCTGCGTGAACGTGTCACCGCCCTGCGCGCCGTCAGCGATCCGGCCGTGCGGTCCGGATCCGACGCGTAG
- a CDS encoding thiolase family protein yields the protein MGAAILGVGMTQFGRHDGRSFGDLGIEAVLAALESASVQWEQVDAVVCGNVVGGMLPGQRVLREIGASDLPVINVENACASAGTALHLAISMVERGEQGMVLALGIEQLSVLGGGLLPQDADDIEVLQGATLPSSYAMRARRYMHDHGMTAEQLALQPLKAHRNGSLNKHVQVHRSWTVEDVVQARMIADPLTLFMCCPNGDGAAAAVVCSTELARRLTSRPVEVAASVVVSGRFSPVRDFKAPETTVTAAAQAYESAGIGPDDLDLVECHDPFAVAEILYYEILGLAPPGGGVELLVSGATRLEGKIPVNPSGGLMARGHPIGATGLAQVAEAFWQLRGEAGARQLAEPRAALTHVTGGGISGYDNGACAIHVLKR from the coding sequence ATGGGCGCAGCGATCCTTGGCGTCGGGATGACACAGTTCGGCCGGCACGACGGCCGGTCGTTCGGTGATCTCGGCATCGAGGCCGTGCTGGCCGCGCTGGAGAGTGCGTCGGTGCAGTGGGAGCAGGTCGACGCGGTCGTCTGCGGGAACGTCGTCGGCGGGATGCTCCCCGGACAGCGCGTGCTACGGGAGATCGGCGCGTCCGACCTGCCCGTCATCAACGTCGAGAACGCGTGCGCCAGCGCCGGTACAGCCTTGCACCTGGCGATCAGCATGGTCGAGCGGGGTGAGCAGGGCATGGTGCTGGCCCTGGGGATCGAGCAGCTGTCCGTGCTCGGTGGTGGACTGTTACCACAAGACGCCGACGACATCGAGGTGCTCCAGGGTGCGACGCTGCCCTCGTCCTATGCGATGCGTGCGCGCAGGTACATGCACGACCACGGGATGACCGCCGAGCAGCTGGCCCTGCAGCCATTGAAGGCGCATCGCAACGGATCCCTCAACAAGCACGTCCAGGTGCATCGGTCGTGGACCGTCGAGGACGTCGTGCAGGCGCGGATGATCGCCGATCCCCTCACGCTGTTCATGTGCTGCCCGAACGGCGATGGCGCCGCCGCCGCGGTCGTCTGCTCGACCGAGCTGGCGCGCAGGCTCACGAGTCGACCGGTCGAGGTGGCGGCGAGCGTCGTGGTCTCCGGGCGGTTCAGTCCGGTCCGTGACTTCAAGGCGCCAGAGACGACGGTCACCGCGGCGGCTCAGGCGTACGAGAGTGCCGGCATCGGGCCGGACGACCTCGACCTGGTCGAGTGCCACGATCCGTTCGCGGTCGCCGAGATCCTCTACTACGAGATCCTCGGCCTCGCGCCACCCGGGGGCGGGGTTGAGCTGCTCGTATCGGGTGCCACTCGCCTCGAGGGCAAGATCCCGGTGAACCCCAGCGGCGGGCTCATGGCGCGCGGGCACCCGATCGGCGCGACGGGCCTCGCACAGGTGGCGGAGGCCTTCTGGCAGCTGCGGGGCGAGGCGGGTGCCCGGCAGCTCGCCGAGCCGCGGGCGGCGTTGACCCATGTCACCGGGGGCGGGATCTCCGGCTATGACAACGGTGCATGCGCGATCCACGTCCTGAAGCGATGA
- a CDS encoding acyl dehydratase translates to MKFNEELGLYQNHGRYFEDFEVGDRFRTASKTLYEADIVNFIGVAGIHEELYTNVEYAESKTLFKRRFAPGPLTFVLAEGLAIQSLLFEKTGMALLETNVRFVNPLFLGDTFYVDMEVTGKRETSKPDRGILKFVHHVEKTDGTRVAVITKTRMVRTRPAESRS, encoded by the coding sequence ATGAAGTTCAACGAGGAACTGGGCCTGTACCAGAACCACGGTCGCTACTTCGAAGACTTCGAGGTCGGCGACAGGTTCCGCACGGCCAGCAAGACGCTCTACGAGGCGGACATCGTGAACTTCATCGGAGTCGCCGGAATCCACGAGGAGCTCTACACCAACGTCGAGTACGCCGAGAGCAAGACGCTGTTCAAGCGACGGTTCGCTCCCGGGCCGCTCACGTTCGTGCTGGCGGAGGGCCTGGCGATCCAGAGCCTCCTCTTCGAGAAGACGGGCATGGCGTTGCTCGAGACGAACGTCAGGTTCGTCAACCCGCTCTTCCTCGGAGACACGTTCTACGTGGACATGGAGGTGACGGGCAAGCGGGAGACGTCCAAGCCGGACCGCGGGATCCTGAAATTCGTCCACCATGTCGAGAAGACCGACGGCACGCGGGTCGCGGTCATCACGAAGACGAGGATGGTGCGCACCCGCCCGGCAGAGTCGCGGTCGTGA
- a CDS encoding 1,4-dihydroxy-6-naphthoate synthase — MSEFEDVLYEAKGGTAWITINRPEVLNALRTKTYADLRDAFKKGTADPEIGVMVLTGAGDHAFSSGGDVKAQSSRTVHVGREHLRVVTELGAAMRNSGKPIIAAVNGYSIGGGNELNIMCDLTIASDRAKFGQVGPRVGSVPVWGAVQMLPRMVGEKKAREIVYLCEQYTAEEAVAMGLANKVVPHDELYSEVEKWCEIILDKSPRALRIAKILMNHGSDLEYNTFISGTEMLSMTYGDDENLEGVHAFLEKRPPNYRKFRTA; from the coding sequence ATGAGCGAGTTCGAAGACGTCCTCTACGAGGCGAAGGGCGGGACGGCGTGGATCACGATCAACCGTCCCGAGGTCCTGAACGCCCTCCGGACCAAGACGTACGCCGACCTTCGCGACGCGTTCAAGAAGGGCACCGCCGACCCGGAGATCGGGGTCATGGTGCTCACGGGCGCCGGTGACCATGCGTTCTCGTCCGGCGGAGACGTGAAGGCGCAGTCGTCCCGCACGGTACACGTTGGTCGCGAGCACTTGCGCGTGGTGACGGAGCTCGGCGCCGCCATGCGTAACTCGGGCAAGCCGATCATCGCGGCCGTCAACGGCTACTCCATCGGGGGCGGCAACGAGCTCAACATCATGTGCGACCTCACGATCGCCTCGGACCGCGCCAAGTTCGGTCAGGTCGGACCGCGGGTGGGAAGCGTGCCTGTATGGGGTGCGGTGCAGATGCTTCCGCGGATGGTCGGGGAGAAGAAGGCGCGCGAGATCGTCTACCTCTGCGAGCAGTACACGGCCGAAGAGGCCGTGGCCATGGGGCTGGCGAACAAGGTGGTCCCGCACGACGAGCTGTACTCCGAGGTCGAGAAGTGGTGCGAGATCATCCTCGACAAGAGTCCCCGGGCCCTGCGGATCGCCAAGATCCTGATGAACCACGGCTCGGACCTCGAGTACAACACCTTCATCTCCGGTACCGAGATGCTCTCGATGACGTACGGCGACGACGAGAACCTGGAAGGCGTACACGCGTTCCTCGAGAAGCGACCGCCGAACTACCGCAAGTTCCGCACGGCCTAG